One part of the Oncorhynchus clarkii lewisi isolate Uvic-CL-2024 chromosome 7, UVic_Ocla_1.0, whole genome shotgun sequence genome encodes these proteins:
- the LOC139412984 gene encoding ATP synthase subunit beta, mitochondrial-like — protein MLGAVGRCCTGALQALKPGVQPLKALVGSPSVLGRRDYSAPAAAAAFAHGRIVAVIGAVVDVQFDEGLPPILNALEVAGRESRLVLEVAQHLGENTVRTIAMDGTEGLVRGQKVVDTGDPIRIPVGPETLGRIMNVIGEPIDERGPISTKQTAAIHAEAPEFTDMSVEQEILVTGIKVVDLLAPYAKGGKIGLFGGAGVGKTVLIMELINNVAKAHGGYSVFAGVGERTREGNDLYHEMIESGVINLKDDTSKVALVYGQMNEPPGARARVALTGLTVAEYFRDQEGQDVLLFIDNIFRFTQAGSEVSALLGRIPSAVGYQPTLATDMGTMQERITTTKKGSITSVQAIYVPADDLTDPAPATTFAHLDATTVLSRAIAELGIYPAVDPLDSTSRIMDPNIVGAEHYDVARGVQKILQDYKSLQDIIAILGMDELSEEDKLIVSRARKIQRFLSQPFQVAEVFTGHAGKLVPLKETISGFQSILNGEYDALPEQAFYMVGPIEEVVEKAAQMAKDLA, from the exons ATGTTAGGAGCTGTGGGACGCTGCTGCACCGGGGCTCTCCAGGCACTTAAGCCTGGGGTCCAGCCCCTGAAGGCCCTTGTTGGATCGCCATCTGTCCTTGGAC GCAGAGACTACTCTgcacctgctgctgctgccgcctTCGCCCATGGCAGGATCGTAGCGGTCATCGGTGCCGTCGTCGACGTCCAGTTCGATGAGGGCCTCCCACCCATCCTCAATGCCCTGGAAGTCGCTGGGCGTGAGTCCAGGCTAGTGCTGGAGGTGGCACAACATCTTG GTGAGAACACTGTGCGTACCATTGCCATGGATGGTACAGAAGGTCTTGTCCGTGGACAGAAGGTTGTGGACACTGGCGATCCCATCAGAATCCCAGTAGGTCCCGAGACCCTAGGCAGAATCATGAATGTCATTGGAGAGCCCATTGATGAGAGGGGACCAATCTCCACCAAGCA GACTGCTGCCATCCACGCTGAGGCCCCAGAGTTCACTGACATGAGTGTGGAGCAGGAGATCCTGGTTACTGGCATCAAGGTGGTAGATTTGCTGGCTCCCTACGCCAAGGGAGGCAAAATTG GTCTGTTCGGTGGGGCTGGTGTAGGCAAGACTGTGTTGATCATGGAGCTGATTAACAATGTGGCCAAGGCCCATGGTGGTTACTCTGTGTTTGCCGGAGTGGGAGAGCGTACCCGCGAAGGAAATGACTTGTACCACGAGATGATTGAGTCGGGTGTCATCAACCTGAAGGACGACACCTCCAAG GTGGCTTTGGTGTATGGACAAATGAACGAGCCCCCAGGCGCCCGTGCTCGTGTGGCTCTGACTGGTCTGACTGTGGCTGAGTATTTCCGTGACCAGGAGGGTCAGGATGTGCTGCTCTTCATCGACAACATCTTCCGCTTCACCCAGGCTGGCTCCGAGGTGTCTGCCCTGCTGGGTCGTATCCCCTCCGCTGTGGGTTACCAGCCCACCCTGGCCACTGACATGGGTACCATGCAGGAGAGAATCACCACCACCAAGAAGGGTTCCATCACCTCTGTGCAG GCCATCTATGTGCCGGCTGATGATTTGACTGATCCTGCCCCTGCCACCACCTTCGCTCACTTGGACGCCACCACTGTGCTGTCCCGTGCCATCGCTGAGCTGGGTATCTATCCTGCTGTGGATCCCCTGGATTCCACCTCCCGTATCATGGACCCCAACATTGTCGGCGCTGAGCACTATGACGTTGCTCGTGGCGTGCAGAAGATCCTCCAG GACTACAAGTCCCTGCAGGATATCATTGCCATCCTGGGTATGGATGAGTTGTCTGAGGAGGACAAGCTGATTGTCTCTCGCGCCCGCAAGATCCAGCGTTTCCTGTCCCAGCCCTTCCAGGTGGCGGAGGTATTCACTGGTCACGCTGGCAAGCTGGTGCCACTCAAGGAGACCATCAGTGGCTTCCAGAGCATTCTAAATG GTGAGTACGATGCCCTGCCCGAGCAGGCTTTCTACATGGTCGGACCCATCGAGGAGGTGGTTGAGAAGGCCGCACAGATGGCGAAGGATCTCGCATAA